In Niallia sp. FSL W8-0635, one genomic interval encodes:
- the truA gene encoding tRNA pseudouridine(38-40) synthase TruA: MKNYKLLIQYDGGRYKGWQRLGNGDQSIQGKIENVLTEMVGEKIEIIGCSRTDAGVHALSQVANFKMNKEMTEKEVMNYLNHYLPNDISISKVVTVQDRFHARYNAKDKTYLYKIWNKSYTHPFMRKYSMHVEKKLSVKRMEQAAAHFVGKHDFTAFSNAKSKKKSMVKEIYSIDIKEVDGFLEIRVSGDGFLYNMVRKIVGTLIEVGLGKIEADAIPAIIVEKDRSLTGMMAEANGLFLEKVQF, encoded by the coding sequence ATGAAAAATTATAAATTGCTTATTCAATATGATGGTGGACGATACAAGGGATGGCAACGTCTTGGTAATGGGGATCAATCGATTCAAGGTAAAATTGAAAACGTCCTTACAGAAATGGTAGGAGAAAAAATAGAAATCATCGGCTGCAGCAGAACAGATGCAGGGGTACACGCATTATCTCAAGTTGCCAACTTCAAAATGAATAAAGAAATGACGGAAAAAGAGGTCATGAATTATCTCAATCATTATTTACCAAATGATATTAGCATTTCAAAAGTAGTGACTGTTCAAGATCGTTTTCATGCAAGATATAATGCGAAGGATAAAACGTATTTATATAAAATTTGGAATAAATCGTATACCCATCCTTTTATGCGCAAATATAGCATGCATGTAGAGAAAAAGTTAAGTGTAAAAAGAATGGAACAAGCAGCTGCCCATTTTGTTGGGAAACATGATTTTACAGCTTTCTCGAACGCTAAATCTAAGAAGAAATCAATGGTTAAAGAAATATACTCGATTGATATAAAAGAAGTCGATGGGTTTCTTGAAATCCGTGTGAGTGGCGATGGTTTTCTTTACAATATGGTTAGAAAAATAGTTGGAACACTAATAGAGGTTGGGCTAGGAAAAATCGAAGCAGATGCTATTCCAGCGATTATTGTAGAAAAGGATCGCAGTCTAACCGGAATGATGGCAGAAGCGAACGGACTATTTTTGGAAAAGGTACAGTTTTAA
- a CDS encoding nicotinate phosphoribosyltransferase, producing the protein MSYADDSLMLHTDLYQINMMETYWREGKQERKAVFELYFRKLPFGNGFAIFAGLERILSYIKNCRFTESDIDYLRNEVGYKEDFLAYLKKLTFSGDIYCMEEGELVFANEPILRVEAPIAEAQLIETALLNIVNYQTLIATKAARVKQVIGEQTAMEFGTRRAQEMDAAIWGTRAAYIGGFSATSNVRAGKIFDIPVSGTHAHALVQAYQDEYEAFKSYANSHTECVFLVDTYDTLRSGVPNAIKVAKEFGDKIHFKGIRLDSGDLAYLSKKAREMLDEAGFSDAKIIASNDLDEYTIMNLQAEGAKIDIWGIGTKLITAYDQAALGAVYKLVSIENEHGEMEDTIKLSGNPEKISTPGQKRVYRIINNENNHAEGDYITLASEAITQEPLKMFHPVHPYLNKVVTNYRAIELHHQVIKNGQVHFETPALKDIQMKAKENLNLLWNEYKRTLNPEEYPVDLSKACWENKRNSIEEMKEKTRRIKL; encoded by the coding sequence ATGAGTTATGCAGATGACAGTCTAATGCTTCATACAGATCTTTATCAAATAAATATGATGGAGACGTATTGGAGGGAAGGAAAACAGGAACGGAAAGCGGTGTTTGAACTTTATTTTCGCAAGCTTCCCTTTGGTAATGGTTTTGCTATATTTGCTGGTCTCGAGCGAATTTTATCTTATATAAAAAATTGTCGGTTTACGGAAAGTGATATAGATTACTTAAGAAATGAAGTTGGCTATAAAGAGGATTTTCTTGCTTATTTAAAAAAACTTACTTTTTCCGGTGATATATACTGCATGGAGGAAGGAGAACTAGTATTTGCCAATGAACCAATTCTAAGAGTAGAAGCTCCAATTGCTGAGGCGCAATTAATCGAAACAGCCCTTTTAAACATTGTTAATTACCAAACGCTTATTGCAACAAAAGCAGCGAGGGTGAAGCAGGTTATTGGGGAGCAGACAGCAATGGAGTTCGGAACAAGAAGAGCGCAGGAAATGGATGCAGCGATTTGGGGAACAAGAGCCGCCTATATTGGTGGGTTTTCTGCTACAAGTAATGTAAGAGCAGGTAAAATCTTTGATATTCCTGTATCAGGGACACATGCACATGCACTTGTTCAAGCATATCAAGACGAATATGAAGCATTTAAAAGTTATGCCAACTCTCATACAGAATGTGTTTTCCTAGTCGATACATATGACACGCTTCGTTCTGGTGTACCCAATGCGATAAAGGTAGCGAAGGAGTTTGGAGACAAGATTCACTTTAAAGGAATTCGATTAGACAGTGGAGATTTAGCATATCTTTCCAAGAAAGCGAGAGAAATGCTTGATGAGGCAGGATTTTCTGATGCGAAAATTATTGCTTCTAATGATCTAGATGAATATACCATTATGAATTTGCAGGCAGAGGGAGCAAAAATTGATATTTGGGGCATTGGAACAAAGCTGATTACAGCATATGATCAAGCAGCATTGGGTGCGGTATATAAATTAGTTAGCATTGAAAATGAACACGGTGAAATGGAGGATACGATTAAATTATCGGGAAATCCAGAAAAGATTTCTACTCCAGGACAGAAAAGAGTGTATCGAATTATTAATAATGAAAATAATCATGCAGAAGGGGACTATATTACGCTCGCTTCTGAAGCAATTACGCAAGAACCTTTAAAAATGTTTCATCCTGTTCATCCGTATTTGAATAAAGTAGTTACAAATTATAGAGCGATCGAATTACACCATCAAGTTATAAAGAATGGGCAAGTTCACTTTGAAACACCTGCATTAAAGGATATTCAAATGAAGGCTAAAGAGAACTTGAATTTGCTCTGGAATGAATATAAGCGAACCCTTAATCCAGAAGAGTATCCAGTTGATTTAAGCAAAGCATGCTGGGAAAATAAGCGAAACTCTATAGAAGAAATGAAAGAGAAGACGCGTAGAATCAAACTTTAA
- the nadD gene encoding nicotinate (nicotinamide) nucleotide adenylyltransferase, whose product MGKIGIYGSSFDPITNVHLWTASTVAHRCKLDKVIFLPCSSKRRDKTMETADEHRIKMVNMAIENNDKFALDEYEMKQDGWEIYTYHTMNYFKKLFPDNQVYFIMGADLLVDIGRGMWTKGEELIAENRFIVMARNGIDMLTTISRSPILRNHDDGNTFHLLDKGLAMEISSTYIREEFGMGGEPRYLLPEKCYEYIKQNKLYQ is encoded by the coding sequence TTGGGGAAAATAGGGATTTATGGATCATCCTTTGATCCAATAACCAATGTTCATCTCTGGACTGCCAGTACTGTGGCTCACCGTTGTAAATTAGATAAAGTAATTTTTCTTCCTTGTTCAAGTAAAAGGAGGGATAAAACGATGGAAACAGCAGATGAACATCGTATTAAGATGGTGAACATGGCGATAGAGAATAATGATAAGTTTGCGTTGGATGAATATGAAATGAAGCAAGATGGCTGGGAAATCTATACGTATCATACGATGAATTATTTTAAAAAGCTTTTTCCAGACAATCAAGTGTACTTTATCATGGGAGCTGATTTGCTAGTTGATATTGGAAGAGGTATGTGGACAAAAGGAGAGGAATTAATAGCAGAAAATCGGTTTATTGTAATGGCTCGAAACGGAATTGATATGTTAACGACCATTAGCCGTTCACCAATCCTCCGAAACCATGATGATGGGAACACATTTCATCTGTTAGATAAAGGTTTAGCCATGGAAATAAGCTCTACCTATATACGAGAAGAGTTTGGGATGGGTGGAGAGCCAAGATATCTTTTGCCAGAAAAATGCTATGAATATATAAAGCAAAATAAATTATACCAATAA
- a CDS encoding phosphoglycerate dehydrogenase, with amino-acid sequence MSTTTVKEVKTIKTLNNIAASGLSVFKKGKFTIDDTSNNPDAILLRSFNMHGMELGENLKAIARAGAGVNNIPVEQCTTQGIVVFNTPGANANAVKEMVLMTLMASSRNLFDGVSWAKTLLTEGDQVPKLVETGKKQFVGHEIKGKTLGVIGLGAIGALVANDALALDMDVIGYDPFLSVDTAWNLSRNVQRAMTLDQLFAESDFITVHVPLTEDTKGMFNQQAFNLMKPGTQILNFSRGELVNEIDMAVALEEGRIGRYITDFPNENVLQMKNTIAIPHLGASTEESEENCAVMAARQVKEFLETGNIKNSVNFPNASIPYTGKRRVTAFHLNVPNMVGQITQAISTYQLNIADMINRSRGEYAYTMIDIDNQVADEIIPLLSQQLKGIDGIVTMRVI; translated from the coding sequence ATGAGCACTACGACTGTTAAAGAGGTAAAGACAATTAAGACATTGAATAATATTGCAGCAAGTGGCCTGAGTGTGTTTAAAAAAGGGAAATTTACCATTGACGATACGAGCAATAATCCAGATGCAATTCTTTTGCGTAGCTTTAATATGCATGGAATGGAATTGGGGGAAAACTTAAAGGCGATAGCACGAGCTGGAGCAGGAGTCAATAATATTCCGGTTGAACAATGTACAACACAAGGAATTGTTGTATTTAATACACCTGGTGCGAATGCCAATGCAGTAAAAGAAATGGTGCTTATGACATTGATGGCTTCATCCCGAAATCTGTTTGATGGAGTGTCATGGGCGAAAACCCTTCTTACAGAAGGTGATCAAGTTCCAAAGCTAGTGGAAACTGGCAAAAAACAATTTGTTGGACATGAAATCAAAGGAAAAACATTAGGTGTTATTGGCCTAGGAGCCATTGGTGCACTTGTAGCAAACGATGCCCTTGCTCTCGATATGGATGTCATTGGTTATGATCCTTTTCTTTCTGTGGATACAGCTTGGAATTTATCCCGTAATGTACAGCGGGCGATGACCTTAGACCAGCTATTTGCAGAATCAGATTTTATAACAGTCCATGTGCCATTAACAGAAGATACGAAAGGAATGTTTAATCAGCAGGCTTTTAACTTAATGAAGCCTGGCACTCAAATTTTAAATTTCTCTCGTGGAGAGCTTGTTAATGAAATTGATATGGCTGTTGCTCTAGAAGAAGGTAGAATAGGACGCTATATTACAGATTTTCCAAATGAAAATGTCCTACAAATGAAGAATACGATTGCTATTCCTCATCTCGGAGCATCTACAGAAGAATCTGAGGAAAATTGTGCTGTAATGGCAGCTCGCCAAGTAAAGGAATTTTTGGAAACAGGAAATATTAAAAACTCTGTAAACTTTCCTAATGCATCCATCCCTTATACAGGAAAACGTCGTGTTACAGCCTTCCATCTAAATGTTCCTAATATGGTAGGACAGATAACACAAGCCATTTCCACCTACCAGTTGAATATTGCTGATATGATAAACAGAAGCCGTGGCGAGTATGCTTACACGATGATTGATATCGATAACCAAGTGGCAGATGAAATCATTCCACTTCTTTCTCAGCAACTAAAAGGAATTGATGGAATTGTTACGATGAGAGTGATTTAA
- a CDS encoding ribose-phosphate diphosphokinase: MPDTYQGTKLKVFALNSSPALAQEIVEHLGIELGKCTVKKFSDGEIQINIEESVRGCEVFIIQSTCDPVNQSIMELLIMIDALKRASVETINVVIPYYGYARQDRKAQPREPITAKLVANLIQKSGADRVITLDLHAPQTQGFFNIPVDQLVGIPLLADYLNTKEYAHDVVVVAPDHGSVTRARELADRLKAPIAIIDKRGPKDIGPREVNIVGNIEGKTAIIVDDIVDTSYRITTAAKALLENGAEEIYACCVHPVLSEPAIDMIQESQIKELIVTNSIPLPEEKRIDKITQLSIAELLSDAISRVYEHKSVSVLFK; encoded by the coding sequence ATGCCCGATACATATCAAGGAACAAAACTAAAAGTTTTCGCTCTTAATTCATCCCCTGCGCTTGCTCAAGAAATAGTGGAGCATCTAGGTATTGAATTAGGAAAATGTACAGTGAAGAAATTCAGCGACGGGGAAATTCAAATTAATATTGAAGAAAGTGTCCGTGGTTGTGAAGTATTTATTATTCAGTCTACTTGTGATCCTGTGAATCAAAGTATTATGGAATTACTTATTATGATTGATGCCTTAAAACGTGCTTCTGTTGAAACGATTAATGTGGTTATCCCATATTATGGTTATGCACGTCAGGATCGAAAAGCACAACCGAGAGAGCCAATTACAGCTAAATTAGTTGCCAATTTGATTCAAAAATCTGGTGCAGACCGTGTGATAACATTAGATCTTCATGCACCACAAACACAAGGTTTCTTTAATATTCCAGTTGACCAATTAGTTGGTATCCCACTTCTTGCGGATTATTTGAATACAAAAGAATATGCACATGACGTAGTAGTAGTTGCCCCTGATCATGGCAGTGTTACTCGCGCCCGTGAGCTTGCAGATCGCCTAAAAGCACCAATTGCCATTATTGATAAGCGCGGTCCAAAAGATATCGGCCCACGAGAAGTTAACATCGTTGGTAACATTGAAGGAAAAACAGCTATTATCGTCGATGATATCGTCGACACATCCTACCGTATTACTACTGCTGCAAAAGCATTACTTGAGAACGGTGCAGAAGAAATTTACGCATGCTGTGTACATCCTGTTTTATCTGAACCAGCTATTGATATGATCCAAGAATCACAAATCAAGGAATTGATTGTTACAAACAGCATTCCACTTCCAGAGGAAAAGAGAATTGACAAAATTACACAGCTTTCTATTGCTGAATTACTAAGTGATGCCATTAGCCGTGTTTATGAGCATAAGTCTGTGAGTGTATTGTTTAAATAA
- a CDS encoding amino acid permease, translating to MQQETLSRGLKNRHVQLIAIGGAIGTGLFLGAGKSIHLAGPSILFAYIITGIICFLIMRALGELLLSNLEYHSFVDFVHDYFGNRAAFVTGWTYWFCWISIAMADLTAIGMYTQFWFPTVPQWLPGFIALIVLLIMNLASVKLFGEMEFWFALIKIIAIIALIIIGFIMIIKGFSTDAGPSSFTNLWSHDGMFPNGMHGFILSFQMVVFAFVGIELVGLTAGETENPEKVIPKAINNIPVRILIFYVGALLIIMSIYPWNAINPAKSPFVQVFLAVGIAAAAGIVNFVVLTSAASACNSAIFSTSRMTYALAKEKNAPEALAKLTKNQVPSNALFFSVIVVLIAVILNYIMPEGVFTLITSISTVCFIYIWAITVLCHMKYRKTRPELAAKNKFKMPLYPVANYIILVFLAFVLVVLALAEDTRIALFVTPVWFILLLVIYQLKWNRASN from the coding sequence ATGCAACAAGAAACATTGTCTAGAGGCTTGAAAAACAGACATGTTCAATTAATTGCGATTGGAGGAGCGATCGGTACAGGACTTTTTCTTGGGGCGGGTAAGTCCATTCACTTAGCAGGTCCTTCTATTTTATTTGCTTATATCATTACAGGGATTATCTGTTTTTTGATTATGCGTGCGCTAGGAGAACTGCTTTTATCGAATCTTGAGTATCATTCGTTTGTTGATTTCGTTCATGATTATTTCGGAAATAGAGCTGCTTTTGTTACAGGATGGACGTATTGGTTCTGTTGGATTTCGATAGCGATGGCAGATTTAACTGCTATCGGCATGTATACACAATTCTGGTTTCCAACCGTCCCACAATGGCTACCTGGATTCATAGCCTTGATTGTATTACTAATTATGAATTTAGCTTCGGTTAAATTATTTGGCGAAATGGAATTTTGGTTTGCTTTAATCAAAATAATAGCGATTATCGCCTTGATTATTATCGGCTTTATTATGATTATTAAAGGTTTTTCAACAGATGCAGGTCCATCTAGTTTTACAAACCTTTGGAGTCATGATGGTATGTTTCCAAATGGGATGCATGGATTTATTCTATCTTTCCAAATGGTGGTATTTGCATTTGTAGGAATTGAATTGGTTGGTCTAACAGCTGGTGAAACAGAGAATCCTGAAAAAGTTATTCCTAAAGCGATTAACAATATTCCTGTTCGAATTTTGATTTTCTATGTAGGAGCATTGCTTATTATTATGAGCATTTACCCATGGAATGCCATTAATCCAGCCAAAAGCCCATTCGTTCAAGTTTTCTTAGCAGTTGGAATAGCAGCCGCTGCTGGAATCGTTAACTTTGTTGTTTTAACTTCTGCGGCATCTGCGTGTAATAGTGCGATTTTTAGTACCAGTAGAATGACTTATGCTTTAGCAAAGGAAAAGAATGCACCAGAGGCACTTGCTAAATTAACAAAAAATCAAGTTCCATCAAATGCCTTGTTCTTTTCGGTTATTGTTGTTTTAATTGCGGTCATTTTAAATTATATCATGCCAGAAGGAGTATTTACGCTCATTACAAGTATCTCAACTGTTTGCTTTATTTATATTTGGGCAATTACTGTACTCTGTCATATGAAATATCGAAAAACAAGACCAGAGCTAGCAGCGAAGAATAAGTTTAAAATGCCGCTATACCCTGTTGCTAACTATATTATTCTTGTTTTTCTAGCATTTGTTCTAGTTGTCTTAGCACTCGCAGAGGATACAAGAATCGCATTATTCGTAACACCTGTTTGGTTCATCTTGTTATTAGTTATTTACCAATTAAAATGGAATAGAGCTTCTAATTGA
- a CDS encoding ABC transporter ATP-binding protein, with the protein MIKVEGINKSFKVAKRTTGLKAGLKALLHREHTIVHALNDVNFTIKPGEIVGYIGPNGAGKSTTIKVMSGILVPDSGSCEIMGYTPWKDRVEYVKNIGVVFGQRSQLWWDVPVIDSFALLKDIYHVPDTEYNETLSLLIETLELKDILHSPVRQLSLGQRMRCEIAASLIHNPQILFLDEPTIGLDAVSKIAVRNFIKKINKQKKVTVILTTHDMFDIEALCDRVILIGKGSLLYDGNLQELRSRFGSHRTITLDYKSSNRPIQIPGTTTLSWTEERAILSVDTTQISVSAVIMKLSHSLDLVDISVTSQPIEDIIVQLYKEYEI; encoded by the coding sequence TTGATTAAAGTAGAAGGAATTAATAAGTCCTTTAAGGTTGCTAAAAGGACGACAGGTTTGAAAGCTGGTTTGAAAGCGCTCCTACACAGGGAGCATACTATTGTCCATGCATTAAATGATGTGAATTTTACAATAAAGCCTGGTGAAATTGTTGGCTATATTGGTCCAAATGGAGCAGGGAAATCAACGACGATAAAAGTAATGAGCGGCATTTTAGTTCCTGATAGTGGAAGTTGTGAAATAATGGGCTATACACCATGGAAGGATCGGGTAGAGTATGTGAAAAATATCGGAGTTGTTTTTGGCCAACGATCTCAACTTTGGTGGGATGTGCCGGTCATTGATTCCTTTGCCTTATTAAAAGATATTTACCATGTACCAGATACAGAATATAACGAAACGTTATCATTATTAATCGAAACACTCGAGTTAAAAGACATCCTACATTCACCTGTAAGGCAGCTCAGTTTAGGACAGCGGATGCGTTGTGAAATTGCTGCTTCCCTTATACATAATCCACAAATTCTTTTCTTAGATGAACCTACGATTGGTCTCGATGCAGTAAGCAAGATTGCTGTGAGGAACTTTATAAAAAAAATCAATAAACAGAAAAAAGTAACGGTAATCCTTACGACACATGATATGTTCGATATTGAGGCACTTTGTGATCGAGTCATTTTAATCGGGAAAGGGAGTCTATTATATGATGGGAATTTACAGGAATTAAGAAGCCGTTTTGGTTCCCATCGCACCATAACCTTAGACTATAAATCAAGCAATCGTCCCATTCAAATTCCTGGAACTACTACACTTTCTTGGACAGAGGAAAGAGCTATTTTAAGCGTGGATACGACACAAATTTCTGTATCAGCAGTAATCATGAAATTGTCCCATTCTCTGGATTTAGTTGATATTTCAGTGACTTCCCAGCCAATTGAAGATATTATTGTCCAGCTCTATAAGGAGTATGAGATATGA
- a CDS encoding ABC transporter permease, with translation MKPYIAVLRLRLLNGMQYRAAALAGVATQFFWGFIYIMIFQAFYAQSSSNQPISLEELVTYLWLQQSFLAFIMLWFRDNELFDLITTGNIAYELCRPIGIYEYWFSKLLAQRLASALLRCFPIILLAFLLPQAYRMMLPPDLKTFLLFCLSLLIGLLVLVAISMFIYISVFITLSPMGSLLVFGVIGEFFAGMVVPIPLMPEWLQQIVYLLPFRLTADFPFRVYSGNIPNGEAIEGIFIQLAWLFVLVFFGKIALHKAMKKVIVQGG, from the coding sequence ATGAAACCATACATTGCTGTATTAAGACTACGTTTGTTAAATGGGATGCAATATCGGGCAGCAGCACTGGCAGGAGTAGCGACACAGTTTTTCTGGGGATTTATTTATATCATGATATTTCAAGCTTTTTATGCCCAATCAAGCTCAAATCAACCAATTTCATTAGAAGAATTGGTTACTTATTTATGGCTGCAGCAATCTTTTTTAGCATTTATTATGCTATGGTTTCGTGATAATGAATTATTTGACTTAATTACGACAGGAAATATTGCTTATGAGTTGTGCAGACCAATCGGGATATATGAATATTGGTTTAGTAAGTTACTAGCACAGCGGTTAGCTAGCGCATTATTAAGATGTTTTCCGATCATATTGCTGGCTTTTTTGTTGCCACAAGCTTATCGAATGATGTTGCCCCCGGATTTAAAAACGTTCTTATTATTTTGTCTCTCTCTTTTAATAGGCTTATTGGTTTTAGTAGCTATCTCTATGTTTATCTATATTTCAGTATTTATCACTTTATCTCCAATGGGTTCCCTTCTAGTATTTGGTGTAATAGGGGAGTTTTTTGCTGGGATGGTTGTTCCTATTCCATTGATGCCAGAGTGGCTCCAACAAATTGTATATCTTCTTCCATTTCGTTTAACAGCTGATTTTCCGTTTCGTGTTTATTCTGGAAATATTCCGAATGGAGAAGCGATAGAGGGTATTTTCATTCAGCTTGCATGGCTGTTTGTACTTGTTTTTTTCGGAAAAATAGCGTTACATAAAGCAATGAAAAAAGTCATTGTGCAAGGAGGGTAA
- a CDS encoding ABC transporter permease, whose protein sequence is MKLYFQYLLVLFKSQMQYRTSFWLLSLGQFLVPFSAFAGLYFLFERFGQIKGWDFYEVALCFAIIHMAFALSECFARGFDNFSSLVASGNFDRLLVRPRTTFMQVLGSKFEFTRVGRLLQSVIVLGWALSNLAFDWSFLKVITLLLMIISGVFIFTGIFILAATLSFWTIQGLEIANIFTDGGREMAQYPLNIYQKWVTRFFTFVIPFGSVNYLPLLYLLDKGGKDEWLYMLAPLAGILFILPCIFVWVFGVRHYRSTGS, encoded by the coding sequence ATGAAACTTTATTTTCAATACCTTCTCGTATTATTTAAATCACAAATGCAGTATCGAACGTCATTCTGGCTATTGTCATTAGGGCAATTTCTAGTGCCGTTTTCTGCTTTTGCTGGATTATACTTCTTATTTGAACGATTTGGACAAATAAAGGGATGGGATTTTTATGAGGTTGCCCTTTGTTTTGCGATTATTCATATGGCCTTTGCATTAAGTGAATGCTTTGCAAGGGGATTTGATAATTTCTCCAGTCTCGTTGCAAGTGGTAATTTTGACAGATTACTTGTACGACCAAGAACAACCTTTATGCAGGTCCTCGGTTCTAAATTCGAGTTTACTAGAGTTGGTCGATTATTACAGAGCGTAATCGTACTAGGATGGGCTTTAAGTAATCTAGCGTTTGATTGGAGCTTCCTGAAGGTGATAACCCTACTCTTAATGATAATAAGCGGAGTTTTCATTTTCACAGGAATCTTTATTTTGGCAGCGACCCTTAGCTTTTGGACCATACAAGGTTTAGAGATTGCGAATATTTTTACCGATGGCGGTAGAGAAATGGCTCAGTATCCGTTAAATATTTATCAAAAATGGGTGACACGCTTTTTTACTTTTGTAATTCCTTTTGGAAGTGTCAATTATTTACCTTTATTATATCTTCTAGATAAAGGAGGAAAGGATGAATGGCTGTACATGCTTGCACCTTTAGCAGGAATACTTTTTATCCTTCCCTGTATTTTTGTATGGGTATTTGGGGTGCGACACTATCGCTCAACTGGTTCTTAA
- a CDS encoding YozQ family protein — MSKESTTSPAGKTHQPNEKKQKDEASKGLKETHDQANTSLTEGTIDKKKEKDEK; from the coding sequence ATGAGTAAAGAATCAACAACGAGCCCAGCAGGGAAAACACATCAGCCTAATGAGAAGAAACAAAAAGATGAGGCTTCAAAAGGCTTAAAAGAAACCCATGACCAGGCAAATACTAGTTTAACAGAAGGAACAATCGACAAGAAAAAGGAAAAGGATGAAAAATAA